The proteins below are encoded in one region of Chaetodon trifascialis isolate fChaTrf1 chromosome 11, fChaTrf1.hap1, whole genome shotgun sequence:
- the ifi30a gene encoding gamma-interferon-inducible lysosomal thiol reductase produces the protein MKGPLLLILTVWLNSQYGCCALSTSCTYPPSKWCSSLESAVQCGVLKECLHSNFTRSTRKADKVEVALYYESLCPGCRGYLSSMLFPTWILLGDIMSVTLVPYGNAQEKPDGQKYIFECQHREQECLGNMIETCLLNMTEMAFPIIFCMESSSDVIKAAKPCLELYSPELAWDTVMSCVKGDLGNQLMHQNALKTEALNPPHQYVPWVTINGEHTEDLEEKAMSSLFNLVCSLYKGAKIPACGGGQGHYKSYCHKE, from the exons ATGAAGGGccctctgctgctcattttGACCGTTTGGTTAAACAGTCAGTACGGCTGTTGTGCTCTCTCCACTTCGTGCACCTATCCTCCATCAAAGTGGTGCTCATCTCTGGAGTCTGCTGTCCAGTGTGGG GTTTTGAAGGAGTGCCTTCACTCGAACTTCACCAGGTCCACTCGGAAGGCAGATAAAGTCGAGGTGGCGCTTTACTATGAGAGTCTGTGTCCTGGCTGCAGAGGTTATCTTAGTAGTATGCTCTTCCCCACCTGGATCTTGCTGGGTGATATCATGTCTGTTACTTTGGTGCCCTATGGCAATGCACAG GAAAAACCTGATGGGCAGAAGTATATTTTCGAGTGCCAGCATAGAGAGCAGGAATGTCTGGGCAACATGATTGAG ACTTGTTTACTTAACATGACCGAAATGGCTTTCCCGATCATCTTCTGCATGGAATCCTCCTCTGATGTCATCAAGGCAGCCAAGCCT TGCCTGGAACTCTACAGCCCTGAGTTGGCCTGGGACACTGTCATGAGCTGCGTGAAAGGGGATCTGGGAAATCAGCTGATGCATCAGAATGCCTTGAAGACCGAAGCCCTGAACCCTCCACACCAATATGTGCCCTGGGTGACCATTAATGGG GAGCACACAGAAGACCTGGAGGAGAAGGCCATGTCTTCTCTCTTCAATCTTGTCTGCAGCTTGTACAAG GGTGCCAAGATTCCAGCCTGCGGAGGGGGCCAGGGACACTACAAAAGCTACTGCCACAAAGAGTGA